The genomic interval ACAGCACCCCGTGCCGTCGCCTCATCTCCTTGCCGATATCTGCGCCATCCTTGGTCAATTCCACATATTCGTACTTTTCGTAACTGACCAAACCCCGGCTTTTCAGGGTTTTGAGCATGCTGGAGACGGTTGGCATTTTAACGTCCAGCCGTTTGGCGATATCCTTTACGCGAACGACTTTTTTTTCCCTGTCCAGATCGAAAATCGCCTCAAGGTAATCCTCCATGACAGAGGTCAACGGCTTATCCGCGAGACTCTCTTTTTTGGTGGATACCATCGTATCTCCTATTCCGAAAGGGTTTCAAAATAAAATTTTAAGGTTCTAATAATGGAAGGATGCACTCATTGTCAAGCCATCTTTTGACAAGGCCCGGTGACAAGGCCCGGGATGTTGCCACCGTTCAACTGAACGCATTCACCATGCCCCGTTTTAATACGTCTGCGGCTGTATCATTCCGCTATTTTCATTGCATGCGATCGATGGCTTGCTTTATGATGCGTTGGCAAAATTTCAGCCGGAGGAACTTGCGCATGTCGAAGAGGTGGAGCGCACCCAGGGGGATGGATTTGCCTTTACGCCATCGATGCCGTTGGATCGTGTCAGCCGCCGCTGTTTTGATATTGGGTTGGGCCGCGGCGGCTTCAGGCAACGCATACAAGGGAAGCTACCCATACAAGGCATTGGCCACGGTGGGCATGGTGGCCGACATCGTGAGGCAGGTGGCCGGCGACAAGGCCGAGGTGACGCAGATCATCGGCGCCGGCGTCGATCCCCACTTATACAACCCCACGCGCGGCGACGTGGCGGCGCTGATCAAGTCGGACATCATTTTTTACGCCGGATTGTTGCTCGAAGGACAGATGACCGATATTCTGGTCAAGATCTCGCGCCGCCGGCCGGTGATTGCCGTGACCGAGCTGCTCCAGGTGGGCGACCTGATTCGTGATGTCCAATCGGGTCATCACGACCCGCATGTCTGGATGGATGTGAGCCGGTGGAACCTTGCCGTGAAGGTGGTGGTGGACGCCCTGGTTGCATTCGACCCGGTGAATGACGATGTTTACAGGCGTAACGGCGAACGATACCAGATCCGGCTCCAGGAACTGGACGATTATGTGCGCCGGGTCATCGGTTCGATTCCCGAACAACAGCGCATTCTGGTGACGGCCCACGATGCCTTCAACTATCTGGGGCGGGCATACGGCATAGAGGTGTTGGGCATCCAAGGCCTCTCCACGGAATCCGAGGCTGGCTTGAAAGACATCAACCGCATCGTGGACGTGCTGGTCAGCCGCCGCGTGCCGGCGGTATTCGTGGAGTCCAGCGTGTCCGACAAGAACGCCAGGGCGCTGATCGAAGGGGCCGCGTCGCGCGGCCATCAGGTCATCGTCGGCGGGGAGCTGTTTTCCGACGCCATGGGCGCGGCCGGCACTTACGAGGGCACCTACATGGGGATGATCGATCACAACGCCACGGTGATTGCACGGGCACTGGGCGGCCGGGCACCGGCCGGGGGAATGCAGGGCAAACTCAGTCTTGCGCATCAAACTAAAGTATCCATCCGGAAATAGCGTCTGGAGGCTTTCATGTCCAACTTATCCGAATTCGAAAACATAGCCGACGCGGGGCAGGAGACAGCCCCGATCTGGATCAACGACCTGACGGTGGCCTACCATCGAAAACCGGTGTTGTGGGATGTGAACCTGGTGCTGCCCGAGGGCAAGCTCGTGGCCGTCATAGGCCCCAACGGCGCCGGCAAGAGCACCCTGATCAAGGCCATCCTGGGGCTGGTGCCCAAAGCAACCGGCGATATTCGCATCTACGGCCGTTCATATGAAGCCCAGCGGCGTCTGGTGGGTTATGTGCCCCAGCGCGAGAGTGTGGATTGGGATTTTCCGGTCAGCGCGACAGATGTTGTGGCCATGGGATTGTATGGGAAAATTGGCTGGCTGAAACCGGTGTCGCGGCGCCATCGCGAACAGGCGGTCGAGGAGCTGCGCAAGGTGGGTATGGAGGCCTATGCCGATCGACAGATCAGTCAGCTTTCCGGTGGCCAGCAACAGCGTGTCTTCCTGGCGCGCGCCCTGGCCCAGGATGCGCAGGTTTACTTCATGGATGAGCCGTTCGCCGGCGTGGACGTGGCCACCGAAAAGGCGATCGTTGCCCTGCTCAAGGAGCTCAAGACGGCCGGTAAGACTTGCGTGGTGGTCCATCATGATTTGCAGACCGTGACCACTTACTTCGATCACGTGGTGCTGCTCAACATGCGGGTGGTGGCTGCCGGGCCCGTCGAGGAGGTCTTCACCGAAGAGAATTTGAAGAAGACTTACGGCGGCAAGCTGACGCTGCTCAGCCAGGCGCTGCATAAGTACGCCCAGCAGCCGGGGATTGGAACGGGGGGTGCCAAAGGGGGGCACCGATAATGCCGGGTTCATCCATTAAGAGAATGGTCTCCCATGGCCTTGGTTGGATTGCGGCGGCCGCTTGGGTTTGGTTCTGGCCCGACCTGGCCCATGCCGGCGGCTTGGGCGACACCGGCCTGCAGTGGCCCGGTTGGCAAGAACTGCTGCGTGTGTTGACCTTGAGAGATTACAATACCCGCGTGGTCATCGTCGGCACCACCCTGCTGGGGCTGGCCGCCGGATTGAGCGGGACATTTTTGATTCTGCGCAAGAGGGCGTTGCTCAGCGACACCCTCAGCCATGCCACCCTGCCCGGGATCGCGCTGGCATTTATCCTGATGACCGTCTTTTTCGGCGACGGCAAATCCCTCATTGGACTCATCGCCGGTGCCGCCGTATTTGCGGTGCTGGGGACCGGCTCGGTGCTGGTGATCGAGCGCTACTCGCGGCTGAAGGACGATGCGGCATTAGGGGTCGTGCTGAGCGTCTATTTCGGCCTGGGCATCGCCATCATGGGCATCGCCACTCGCATGGAGACAGGCAATTCGGCCGGACTCACCTCCTTCATCTACGGCAAAACCGCTTCCATGCTGTTATTTGACGCACTGCTCATTGCGGTGACGGCTTTTGTCGCGGCGCTGCTCTGCCTGCTGTTCTTCAAGGAGTTTTCCCTCGTCTGCTTCGATGCAGATTTTGCCCTTACCCAGGGATGGCCCGTGGCGCGCCTGGACTTCTTCATGATGTCCCTCGTGGTGGTGGTGACCGTGGTGGGGCTGCAGGCCGTGGGGCTCATCCTGGTGGTGGCCCTGTTGATCATACCGCCGTCGACGGCCCGTTTCTGGAGTCGTCGGCTCTCGGTCATGCTCGTTTTGTCGGCCGGCTTCGGCGCGTTGAGCAGCATGATCGGCGCAGCGGTCAGCGCCTTGATGGCCAATTTGCCGGCAGGCGCGGTGATTGTCATGACGGCCTCGTCCCTGTTTTTCTTCAGCCTGGTGTTTGGCACCAACGGCGGGTTGTTGCAAATGGCCCTTGACCGCTGGCGCCTCGGCAAAAAGGTGATGCACGAAAATTTGCTGCGCGAGCTGTATGAATGGCAGGAGATCGCGGCCCAACAGAGCGGCGCTATTGCGGACAAAACCCGCATCGACGGTCCCCGCCTGGAAGAATTGCTGCCCAGACGGTCCTGGTCGGTCCACGGCCTGCAAAAAGGGTTGCGTCAGCTGATCCGAAAGGGGTGGCTTCGTTTGTCCCCGGAAGGACGGTATTTTTTCACGCCGGAAGGCGTTTTGCAGGCGCGCGCGGTGGTCCGCAAGCATCGGCTATGGGAAGCCTATCTGATCGCATACGCCGATACGGCGCCGGGCCAGGTGGATTGGGGGGCCGATGCCATCGAACACGTTATCGACGAGCGGATCATCGCCGAGTTGGAAGCCGGTTTGCCCGATTGGACGCCCAAAGCCG from Desulfatitalea tepidiphila carries:
- a CDS encoding metal ABC transporter solute-binding protein, Zn/Mn family — its product is MSKRWSAPRGMDLPLRHRCRWIVSAAAVLILGWAAAASGNAYKGSYPYKALATVGMVADIVRQVAGDKAEVTQIIGAGVDPHLYNPTRGDVAALIKSDIIFYAGLLLEGQMTDILVKISRRRPVIAVTELLQVGDLIRDVQSGHHDPHVWMDVSRWNLAVKVVVDALVAFDPVNDDVYRRNGERYQIRLQELDDYVRRVIGSIPEQQRILVTAHDAFNYLGRAYGIEVLGIQGLSTESEAGLKDINRIVDVLVSRRVPAVFVESSVSDKNARALIEGAASRGHQVIVGGELFSDAMGAAGTYEGTYMGMIDHNATVIARALGGRAPAGGMQGKLSLAHQTKVSIRK
- a CDS encoding metal ABC transporter ATP-binding protein → MSNLSEFENIADAGQETAPIWINDLTVAYHRKPVLWDVNLVLPEGKLVAVIGPNGAGKSTLIKAILGLVPKATGDIRIYGRSYEAQRRLVGYVPQRESVDWDFPVSATDVVAMGLYGKIGWLKPVSRRHREQAVEELRKVGMEAYADRQISQLSGGQQQRVFLARALAQDAQVYFMDEPFAGVDVATEKAIVALLKELKTAGKTCVVVHHDLQTVTTYFDHVVLLNMRVVAAGPVEEVFTEENLKKTYGGKLTLLSQALHKYAQQPGIGTGGAKGGHR
- a CDS encoding metal ABC transporter permease; this translates as MPGSSIKRMVSHGLGWIAAAAWVWFWPDLAHAGGLGDTGLQWPGWQELLRVLTLRDYNTRVVIVGTTLLGLAAGLSGTFLILRKRALLSDTLSHATLPGIALAFILMTVFFGDGKSLIGLIAGAAVFAVLGTGSVLVIERYSRLKDDAALGVVLSVYFGLGIAIMGIATRMETGNSAGLTSFIYGKTASMLLFDALLIAVTAFVAALLCLLFFKEFSLVCFDADFALTQGWPVARLDFFMMSLVVVVTVVGLQAVGLILVVALLIIPPSTARFWSRRLSVMLVLSAGFGALSSMIGAAVSALMANLPAGAVIVMTASSLFFFSLVFGTNGGLLQMALDRWRLGKKVMHENLLRELYEWQEIAAQQSGAIADKTRIDGPRLEELLPRRSWSVHGLQKGLRQLIRKGWLRLSPEGRYFFTPEGVLQARAVVRKHRLWEAYLIAYADTAPGQVDWGADAIEHVIDERIIAELEAGLPDWTPKAVPESPHELIRSGV